A genomic region of Denticeps clupeoides chromosome 9, fDenClu1.1, whole genome shotgun sequence contains the following coding sequences:
- the obsl1b gene encoding obscurin-like protein 1 isoform X2 has translation MDVFGGAPRFLAYPRAVGVQTGTDAVLKCQISGDPRPAVIWERNNEKVHPGGRYRVFEDGNIYNLIITGVTTEDSGQYICKAKNCIGETYAAATLKVEGEAQEMELREENKPRFLIKPLSTRVGRGEDAVFSCKLWGNPRPEVVWEKDGRKLNEIFESTHFSVGYQDGGWYQLKIFKTRAPDGGVYTCKARNEFGESLAGAVLLVDAGPGHEDEGNRNGYTNGHWKSNQGKQRRQVATRLKEDPQPNSAKVKMFAVTEGKHAKFRCFVTGKPKPEIIWRKDGRLIMSGRRYLLYEDREGYFTLKVLYCKQQDNGVYVCAASNTAGQTLSAVHLSVKEPPVRFKQPLNDLQVWERDLAVLECEVPEDSIPITWYLEDRRLQPGAKYGMEEWGTKRRLTIRDIGVDDDGIYLCEMADGGRSIAEVAVKGTIVRKLPRKVDVLEGENAAFCVEVEEEEMEIHWYKDGTELRETHQTILKSFGKTHILVFVNTTPQDSGLVTFYVGRSKTSSQLRVKGARHCPPSCPVGVQINTERANAALLSWIPAPDSRKNPPSGYVLERQEVGSQEWLQCLTTDSATSVEILGDSVPCEADYRFRICSVNKYGRSDNVEFPRSVHLVPVARIQTPLQDALVPEGQDALFSIELSASVIGTWFLNGNQLQEEDRFSMRRTRTHQSLRIRGVRDTDNGAEITFIAYGIRDSAALYIQAPLVKFTPLSEMDRNKFVEVGNPIVLYCELSNPEAPVHWYKNGVELHTVEGLHIQSEGTMRRIVIQSADFSHSGVYSCDAIDDVIRFNVEVEAPPVRFSVLPETEKSKSIEAGCPFELQCELSDSAAQVFWYKDGTKILQQSDMDFQSNGTQRTLVVQSAEFCHSGIYSCKTKGDAVHFKVDVKAKPVRFSAVPEDEKNKYLKEGQSFQLQCEVTDPSAEVCWYKDGEVLIPEAGLDFQPDCALRRLIVHSAQPCHSGVYVCKTMDDSVQFTVEIKAQPMRFSALQEITKDIIEGNCQTDVPCEISDPTAMVCWYKDEAELISKSERHVNAEATRRTLSVPSTQPYSSGVHDYMNEADVVQLNIQEQALPMEYEAVSEVEKIEGIEPGIPTAELCEVSGPAAQVCSHKTGTELVTQGGTQVPSEGGVRKVNVQSTGLSQHGIRTSSRTNDAVPNKTSKAEPFHSDVYSEISGDSVQSTVDKKAPAAGPVSVRAVQEIAENQSVEERCTSKIQCGISEPIAQLNEHRDGAPQQQTLIETQRVQSEDLCLLRGFEKDNDVGDEAITIKVDVKAPSMDPTAPCEVENNKSIEAYSSKVQHHKTIDSSAEVSIYQEGELLLHPRGIYSQSDGPMEKLVVKPSSASPADVCRCETEEHSVQWHEDQKASQVKCSALPVIKREKSIEAGCPFELQCEISNPSAPVCWYKDGLPLLPQNGLSIQSEDSSRSLVVPSADLFHSGVYSCNSEDDVIIFKVDVKAPPPPKFSTIPEAEKHKSTEAGSLAVLQCERSDPAKEVCYKDGARLHPKSGNIILSEGTLRTLVQSAGLSHSGEFAYETKDNALKVAGDLKAPPVKFSTVPEDERNPCVEVGGPVELKCEISDPTTDVSWCKDGVPLKPQGGIKVQSEGATRKLSICAAELSHAGIYNCKTADDAIHFKVDIKAPCPRFTPLPEVERNKYYTVGQQIILKCEISDPSAQVCWYRNGKQLFQKNKLDIQSKGKERILVNSSAAVADSGQYVCAAADDAITFKVDIRAAPVRFSVLPDVAKNKFVEARCPIVLQCEVSNPGAPVSWFKDGVQLLQQGGFDFQTNGTIRALTIQSAELSHSGVYSCETVDDHIEFKVDVAAPPLRFAAVPEVEKSKFVGAGCPIVLQCEISEPTASVWWYKDGFQLLPQSGIYTQSEGTTRTLIIQSAEFSHSGLYTCKTADDISEFYVDIKAPPVTFLHIPEEDLHKNVVEHDTLLLSCELSRADVLAQWYKDGVELQPNENTAIQMENTVHTVKIKSSQLSDSGIYTCRAGDSALMFKVNVREPPAMIVYPKEDVHLDRYVPEEIVLSCELSRPNGSVNWYKDGQKLQESENIKLKLEGPYRRLKILKSATEDSGEYVCDTAVDSRFFHLNVTEPPVRIMSPSQSQMELCQQTSERMVLSCELSRANAVVRWYRDGLEVEENDRLLLEVDGIYRRLIIPETDVKDSAEYVCDTMDESVTFFVNIAEPPVRFIRPRKMASGVEASVGETVVLDCEVSRANAEVCWRKNGEEIEESANITITEDGLVRQLTIHSSSLEDTGQYICDARDDVMDFQVKISEPPLKILRTSDTVTNKHFVVPEDIVLKCELSRPNGTVEWYKNDEWLVENERISCESDGQFRSLIILNAEAPDAGEYVCDAKDDTIKFCVIVEEPPVTILGNAEKPEHHSLVAGDDLILECEVSRSNAPVAWYRNGQLLRANSRTHIESQGTVRKLVLSGLELSDSGEYVCNATEDKMLILVTVQEAPVKFNDKEEGSKAVAYEDESVTLCAKVNRENACVRWLKDKEEIIGNRYRKRSEGKSHYLTIEALKESDSGKYTCDAKNDEMHFLVLVKAMKVKFSKPLKNAVALKDSDLLLLCELQKPKGDVQWLKDDKEVTPSRHYIIRANGCERSLTIHNVTAEDAGVYACESKDERTYATVEVQTPRVVEFVAELHNVTVMEGEDATFKCVVSPEDAKLDWCINGKLVAPDQKFNISSTGLCHMLHIHNCQVTDSAKVTAEAEGLISKANLHVQEAQVVFIKGMETVEAEEFGEATLEVKLSSDSGEVQWMRQGMVIKPGPKFTLKQRGATRSLTIHRLALSDRGTYSCETLHDRTQAKLCVEPRKIKIRKGLSDGQTFERETASFEVELSHNNVEAAWLKDGVRLRNNNHWRLSVKGRVHSLTISNLSLEDSGTYVFSAESARTSARLTVKETPVSIMKKLEDVRFPEGSGATVECELSRHNVEVKWMKNGVELKPDKNHRIYSMGRKRLLQILKCEMEDTGIYTCSAGETSTACSVDVYEPEVEVLQPLEDLEVQEDENAVFMCELSLESVPGEWFKNGERIKPTSTIKIRQEGSKHFLLMCNVKGEDGGEIKFVAKNTESIAYLEVEELPVSIVNPLQDKTALEKSRVLLDCSVSNPRCSIRWYKGSNVILPSERFEICSEGCYRKLVIQQVNLEDEGTYSVQVGDYTSSAKLTVEAQSLLMVRDLQDVEVVSPEEACFECEVTVPVLKAPVWTLNGETLQPGSRVLLEKMGKVHRLTLRQTSEDMNGVVQFTSGKAKSSAKLCVKSSL, from the exons ATGGATGTGTTTGGTGGCGCACCTCGCTTTCTGGCCTACCCACGTGCTGTAGGGGTGCAGACAGGCACAGACGCCGTCTTGAAATGCCAAATCAGCGGGGACCCTCGACCAGCTGTCATATGGGAACGAAACAATGAAAAGGTCCACCCAGGGGGCAGGTATCGTGTGTTTGAGGATGGGAACATTTACAACCTTATCATTACTGGTGTGACCACAGAGGACAGTGGTCAGTATATTTGTAAAGCTAAGAACTGCATCGGAGAAACATATGCGGCCGCGACGTTGAAAGTCGAGGGAGAAGCGCAGGAAATGGAGCTGCGTGAAGAGAACAAGCCCAGGTTCCTAATCAAGCCGCTGTCCACTCGCGTGGGCCGTGGTGAAGATGCCGTCTTCTCCTGCAAGCTGTGGGGCAACCCACGGCCAGAGGTGGTTTGGGAAAAAGATGGCAGAAAGCTGAATGAGATCTTTGAGAGCACACATTTCAGCGTAGGATACCAGGATGGAGGGTGGTATCAGCTTAAGATCTTCAAGACACGCGCACCTGATGGGGGAGTATACACATGCAAGGCCAGAAATGAGTTTGGGGAAAGCCTGGCAGGGGCTGTGCTGCTTGTCGATGCGGGCCCAGGTCACGAGGATGAGGGAAATCGAAATGGCTACACCAACGGCCACTGGAAATCCAATCAGGGAAAACAGAGAAGACAGGTTGCAACACGACTTAAGGAGGACCCGCAGCCTAATTCAGCCAAAGTTAAAATGTTCGCTGTGACTGAAGGCAAACATGCCAAGTTCCGTTGTTTCGTCACAGGGAAACCCAAACCAGAGATAATATGGAGAAAAGATGGGAGGCTGATAATGTCGGGGAGACGGTATCTTCTATATGAGGATCGGGAAGGTTACTTCACACTGAAAGTTCTCTACTGTAAACAACAGGACAATGGTGTATATGTCTGTGCTGCATCAAATACTGCTGGACAAACCCTGAGTGCAGTCCATCTTTCAGTGAAAG AACCCCCTGTGAGATTTAAACAGCCACTCAATGATCTACAAGTCTGGGAACGAGACCTGGCAGTTCTGGAGTGTGAAGTGCCAGAAGACTCCATTCCAATCACATGGTACTTGGAGGACAGACGCCTACAGCCAGGGGCCAAATATGGGATGGAGGAGTGGGGGACAAAGCGTAGGCTCACAATTCGTGACATTGGAGTCGATGATGATGGGATATATCTCTGCGAAATGGCTGATGGAGGGAGGAGCATTGCAGAGGTGGCTGTCAAAG GTACAATTGTAAGAAAGCTTCCGAGAAAAGTAGATGTTTTGGAAGGTGAGAATGCGGCGTTCTGTGTAGAGGTTGAGGAAGAAGAAATGGAAATTCACTGGTACAAAGATGGCACTGAGCTGCGGGAGACTCATCAAACCATTCTTAAGTCATTTGGCAAAACTCACATTTTGGTCTTTGTCAACACCACACCCCAAGATTCCGGTCTGGTGACCTTTTATGTTGGTCGATCAAAAACTTCATCTCAACTTAGGGTGAAAG GAGCCAGACACTGCCCACCCAGCTGTCCAGTGGGAGTTCAGATTAACACAGAGCGTGCCAATGCCGCCCTTCTCTCCTGGATTCCCGCTCCAGACTCCCGTAAGAACCCACCTTCGGGATACGTCCTTGAACGACAAGAGGTTGGCTCTCAGGAGTGGCTGCAATGCCTAACCACCGACTCAGCGACTTCAGTGGAGATTCTTGGAGACAGTGTACCATGCGAGGCAGACTACCGATTCCGCATATGCAGTGTCAACAAGTATGGGAGGAGTGACAATGTTGAGTTCCCTCGGTCAGTCCATCTGG TTCCAGTGGCAAGGATCCAAACACCTCTACAGGATGCCCTGGTACCAGAGGGCCAAGATGCCTTGTTTTCCATCGAACTGTCCGCTTCAGTCATAGGCACTTGGTTTTTAAATGGCAATCAGCTCCAAGAGGAGGATCGCTTCTCCATGCGGCGTACACGTACACACCAGTCCCTGCGTATACGAGGCGTACGAGACACAGACAATGGGGCTGAAATAACCTTCATTGCGTATGGAATTAGGGATTCAGCCGCCCTGTACATTCAAG CTCCCTTAGTAAAATTTACACCCCTGTCGGAAATGGACAGAAACAAGTTTGTCGAAGTCGGCAATCCAATAGTCCTCTACTGTGAGCTGTCCAATCCTGAAGCCCCAGTTCACTGGTACAAGAACGGAGTAGAATTACACACAGTTGAAGGTCTTCACATCCAGTCGGAGGGAACCATGAGGAGGATCGTCATACAGTCAGCCGATTTCTCTCATTCTGGCGTGTACAGCTGTGATGCCATTGATGATGTCATCCGATTCAATGTGGAAGTCGAAG CTCCACCCGTCAGATTCTCAGTGCTACCAGAGACGGAAAAAAGCAAGTCCATTGAAGCAGGCTGCCCATTTGAACTGCAATGTGAGCTCTCAGATTCAGCTGCCCAGGTCTTCTGGTATAAAGATGGAACAAAGATCCTTCAACAGAGTGACATGGACTTCCAGTCCAATGGCACTCAGAGGACCCTGGTTGTTCAGTCAGCTGAGTTTTGTCATTCAGGGATATACAGCTGCAAGACAAAGGGTGACGCTGTTCATTTCAAAGTCGACGTCAAAG CTAAGCCGGTTAGGTTTTCTGCGGTCCCCGAAGACGAGAAGAACAAATACCTCAAAGAGGGGCAATCTTTTCAACTGCAATGCGAGGTCACAGACCCTTCTGCGGAGGTTTGCTGGTACAAGGACGGAGAAGTGCTCATTCCAGAGGCTGGACTGGATTTTCAGCCTGATTGTGCGTTGAGGAGACTTATAGTCCATTCAGCCCAGCCCTGTCACTCAGGCGTGTACGTCTGTAAGACGATGGACGACTCTGTCCAGTTCACTGTGGAAATCAAAG CTCAACCAATGAGGTTCTCAGCCTTACAAGAGATTACGAAGGACATCATTGAAGGAAACTGCCAGACTGACGTACCTTGTGAGATCTCAGACCCCACTGCCATGGTGTGCTGGTACAAGGATGAAGCAGAGCTCATCTCAAAATCGGAACGTCATGTCAATGCGGAGGCTACCAGGAGGACCCTGAGTGTCCCATCGACACAGCCCTACAGTTCTGGAGTGCACGACTATATGAACGAGGCTGATGTCGTCCAATTAAATATACAAGAACAAG CTTTGCCTATGGAATATGAGGCTGTTTCTGAAGTTGAGAAGATTGAGGGCATTGAACCTGGCATCCCAACTGCAGAACTTTGTGAGGTCTCAGGTCCTGCTGCTCAAGTCTGCAGTCATAAAACTGGGACAGAGCTGGTAACTCAAGGTGGAACTCAGGTTCCATCTGAGGGCGGTGTAAGGAAAGTAAACGTCCAATCGACTGGGCTCTCCCAGCATGGAATCCGCACCAGCAGTAGAACAAATGATGCCGTCCCAAATAAAACATCAAAAGCTG AGCCCTTTCACTCTGATGTGTACAGTGAGATATCTGGTGACTCTGTCCAGAGCACTGTGGATAAGAAAG CACCTGCAGCTGGGCCTGTGAGTGTCAGAGCTGTTCAAGAAATTGCAGAGAACCAATCTGTTGAAGAAAGATGCACCAGTAAAATTCAGTGTGGAATCTCGGAGCCTATTGCACAACTCAATGAGCACAGAGATGGAGCACCCCAGCAACAAACTTTGATTGAGACACAAAGAGTCCAATCAGAAGACCTTTGTCTCTTGAGAGGCTTTGAAAAGGATAATGATGTTGGTGATGAGGCCATAACTATTAAGGTGGATGTCAAAG CTCCATCGATGGATCCCACTGCACCCTGTGAAGTGGAGAACAACAAATCCATTGAAGCATACAGTTCCAAAGTCCAACATCATAAAACCATAGACTCTTCCGCTGAGGTCAGCATATACCAAGAGGGAGAGCTTCTTCTACATCCACGTGGAATATACTCTCAGTCAGACGGCCCCATGGAGAAACTAGTTGTCAAACCATCTTCTGCATCCCCTGCAGATGTGTGCAGATGTGAGACTGAAGAGCATTCAGTGCAGTGGCATGAGGATCAAAAAG CCTCACAAGTGAAATGTTCGGCCCTCCCTGTGATTAAGAGGGAAAAGTCCATTGAAGCTGGATGCCCATTTGAACTACAGTGTGAAATCTCAAACCCCAGTGCTCCTGTCTGTTGGTACAAGGATGGTTTACCACTCCTACCACAAAATGGATTAAGTATCCAATCAGAGGATTCAAGTAGGAGTCTGGTTGTTCCATCAGCAGACCTATTTCACTCAGGGGTGTACAGCTGCAATTCTGAAGATGATGTCATTATATTTAAGGTGGATGTCAAAG ctccacctccaccaaAATTTTCAACAATTCCAGAAGCAGAGAAGCACAAATCCACTGAAGCAGGTAGCCTTGCTGTACTCCAGTGTGAAAGATCAGATCCAGCAAAAGAGGTCTGTTACAAAGACGGAGCGAGGCTCCACCCAAAAAGTGGCAATATCATCCTATCAGAGGGCACTTTGAGAACTCTTGTCCAATCAGCAGGGCTGTCACACAGCGGAGAATTTGCTTATGAGACAAAGGACAATGCCCTCAAGGTCGCAGGGGATCTAAAAG CTCCGCCGGTGAAATTCTCCACTGTGCCCGAAGATGAAAGAAACCCTTGCGTAGAAGTAGGTGGACCTGTAGAGCTTAAGTGTGAGATCTCAGATCCAACGACTGATGTCTCCTGGTGCAAAGATGGAGTGCCGTTGAAACCTCAAGGTGGAATTAAGGTCCAGTCTGAGGGAGCCACAAGAAAACTATCTATATGCGCTGCTGAGTTGTCCCATGCTGGGATATACAACTGCAAGACAGCAGATGATGCCATCCATTTCAAAGTGGATATCAAAG CTCCATGCCCACGGTTTACACCACTTCCAGAAGTGGAAAGGAACAAGTACTACACAGTAGGCCAGCAAATCATTCTGAAGTGCGAAATCTCAGACCCCAGTGCCCAAGTCTGTTGGTATAGGAATGGAAAACAACTGtttcaaaaaaacaaacttgACATTCAAAGTAAAGGAAAGGAGAGAATCCTGGTTAATAGTTCAGCAGCTGTTGCTGATTCTGGACAATATGTGTGTGCAGCTGCTGATGATGCCATAACATTCAAGGTGGACATCAGAG CAGCCCCTGTGAGATTTTCAGTGCTTCCAGATGTTGCGAAGAACAAGTTTGTTGAAGCAAGATGCCCCATTGTACTACAATGCGAGGTCTCAAACCCAGGTGCCCCCGTTTCCTGGTTCAAGGATGGAGTGCAACTCCTCCAACAGGGCGGATTTGACTTCCAAACCAATGGCACCATCAGGGCACTTACGATCCAGTCAGCAGAGCTAAGTCACTCCGGAGTGTACAGCTGTGAGACTGTGGATGATCACATAGAATTCAAGGTGGATGTTGCAG CTCCACCGCTGAGGTTCGCAGCAGTTCCAGAAGTTGAGAAGAGCAAGTTCGTTGGAGCAGGCTGCCCCATTGTTCTCCAATGTGAGATCTCAGAGCCCACTGCCTCGGTCTGGTGGTACAAGGACGGATTTCAGCTACTTCCACAATCTGGAATATACACCCAATCAGAGGGCACCACGCGGACATTGATTATCCAGTCGGCAGAGTTTTCCCATTCGGGCCTTTACACTTGTAAAACAGCTGATGATATCAGCGAATTTTATGTGGATATAAAAG CCCCACCAGTCACATTTCTCCATATCCCTGAAGAAGATCTCCACAAAAATGTAGTGGAACATGATACTCTTCTGTTGTCATGTGAGCTATCAAGAGCTGATGTGCTTGCACAGTGGTACAAGGATGGAGTTGAGCTACAACCAAACGAGAATACTGCAATCCAGATGGAAAATacagtgcacactgtgaaaatCAAGTCATCACAGCTGTCAGACTCTGGAATATACACGTGCCGTGCAGGAGATAGTGCCCTGATGTTCAAAGTCAATGTCAGAG AGCCTCCGGCGATGATTGTCTACCCCAAAGAGGATGTGCATCTAGATCGGTATGTCCCTGAAGAAATAGTCCTGAGCTGTGAACTTTCCCGTCCAAATGGTTCTGTGAACTGGTACAAAGATGGGCAGAAGTTACAAGAAAGTGAGAATATCAAGCTTAAGCTAGAAGGTCCATATAGGAGACTTAAGATTCTTAAAAGTGCCACGGAGGACTCAGGGGAGTATGTATGTGACACTGCAGTTGATTCCAGATTCTTCCACCTGAATGTGACAG AACCTCCTGTGCGGATCATGTCTCCAAGTCAGTCCCAAATGGAGCTCTGCCAGCAAACATCCGAGCGGATGGTGCTGAGTTGTGAGCTCTCAAGAGCGAACGCAGTTGTGCGCTGGTATCGTGATGGGCTTGAGGTTGAAGAAAATGATCGTCTCCTTCTGGAGGTTGATGGCATCTATCGGAGGCTAATAATTCCTGAGACAGACGTGAAAGATTCGGCCGAGTATGTGTGTGACACCATGGACGAATCGGTCACTTTCTTCGTAAATATCGCAG AACCCCCTGTGAGGTTCATACGGCCTAGAAAAATGGCCAGTGGCGTAGAAGCCAGTGTTGGTGAAACTGTGGTGCTTGACTGTGAGGTGTCAAGAGCAAACGCTGAAGTATGCTGGAGGAAGAACGGGGAGGAGATCGAGGAAAGTGCTAATATCACCATTACTGAGGATGGTCTTGTTCGCCAGCTAACAATACACTCAAGTTCATTGGAGGACACGGGGCAATATATTTGTGACGCCAGAGATGATGTAATGGATTTCCAGGTCAAGATCTCAG agccaCCACTTAAAATCCTCAGAACATCTGATACTGTCACCAACAAGCACTTTGTAGTGCCAGAAGACATCGTATTAAAATGTGAGCTCTCGAGACCTAATGGCACCGTTGAATGGTACAAAAATGATGAGTGGCTGGTGGAGAATGAGCGCATCTCCTGTGAATCGGACGGACAGTTTCGATCACTCATCATCCTTAATGCTGAGGCGCCGGATGCTGGGGAATACGTTTGTGATGCGAAGGATGACACCATTAAATTCTGTGTTATTGTAGAAG AGCCTCCAGTGACCATTCTAGGAAATGCTGAAAAGCCAGAGCACCATAGCCTGGTAGCAGGAGACGACCTGATTTTGGAGTGTGAGGTGTCTCGGTCTAACGCCCCCGTGGCGTGGTACCGCAATGGCCAATTACTGCGTGCCAACTCTCGAACACATATAGAAAGTCAAGGAACAGTGAGGAAGCTTGTCTTATCTGGCCTCGAACTTTCAGACTCTGGGGAATATGTGTGCAATGCCACTGAGGACAAAATGCTAATTTTGGTAACTGTCCAAG aggcaCCCGTGAAGTTCAATGACAAAGAAGAAGGGTCCAAAGCCGTGGCCTATGAAGATGAGAGTGTTACACTTTGTGCTAAGGTGAATCGGGAAAACGCTTGTGTGCGTTGGTTAAAGGACAAAGAAGAAATAATTGGCAATCGTTACAGGAAGAGAAGTGAGGGGAAATCACATTACCTCACCATTGAAGCTCTGAAAGAGTCAGATTCTGGAAAATACACATGCGATGCAAAAAACgatgaaatgcattttctaGTTCTTGTCAAAG CGATGAAAGTGAAATTCTCAAAGCCCCTGAAAAATGCAGTAGCCCTCAAGGACAGCGACCTTTTACTGCTATGCGAGCTTCAAAAACCAAAAGGAGATGTGCAGTGGCTCAAAGACGACAAGGAAGTCACTCCCAGCCGTCATTACATCATTAGGGCAAATGGGTGTGAGAGAAGCCTCACGATACACAATGTCACAGCAGAGGATGCAGGAGTGTACGCATGCGAATCAAAAGACGAAAGAACGTATGCCACAGTCGAAGTGCAAA CACCACGTGTTGTGGAATTTGTTGCAGAGCTCCACAACGTGACAGTCATGGAAGGAGAAGATGCCACGTTCAAATGCGTGGTATCACCAGAGGACGCAAAGCTTGATTGGTGTATCAATGGCAAACTGGTTGCGCCTGACCAGAAGTTCAACATCTCCAGCACTGGCCTCTGCCACATGCTCCACATTCATAACTGTCAGGTCACAGACAGCGCCAAAGTGACGGCTGAAGCAGAGGGTCTGATATCCAAAGCCAATCTTCATGTGCAAG AGGCGCAGGTAGTCTTTATTAAGGGAATGGAGACTGTGGAGGCAGAGGAGTTTGGAGAGGCCACGCTGGAAGTGAAATTAAGTTCGGATTCTGGCGAGGTGCAGTGGATGAGACAGGGGATGGTCATAAAGCCTGGGCCCAAGTTCACCCTGAAGCAGCGCGGCGCAACACGTAGCCTCACAATCCACAGGCTCGCTCTGTCCGATCGCGGGACATACAGCTGCGAAACGCTCCATGACCGCACACAGGCCAAGCTCTGCGTGGAAC CTcggaaaataaaaataaggaaaGGGCTGAGTGACGGCCAGACCTTTGAGCGCGAGACGGCCTCGTTTGAAGTGGAGCTGTCCCACAACAATGTCGAGGCCGCGTGGCTGAAGGACGGCGTCCGTCTCAGAAACAACAACCATTGGCGTCTGAGCGTGAAAGGTCGGGTGCACAGTCTCACAATCAGTAACCTCAGCCTGGAGGACTCAGGCACCTACGTGTTCTCAGCCGAGAGCGCGCGGACGTCCGCAAGGCTCACTGTTAAAG AGACACCAGTGAGCATTATGAAAAAGCTGGAGGATGTGCGATTTCCAGAGGGCAGCGGGGCAACTGTTGAATGTGAATTATCACGCCATAATGTTGAGGTTAAGTGGATGAAG AATGGAGTTGAACTGAAACCTGATAAGAATCATCGAATATACTCCATGGGAAGAAAACGTCTGCTCCAGATCCTCAAGTGTGAAATGGAGGACACTGGCATTTACACGTGCAGCGCTGGAGAGACCAGCACAGCATGCTCCGTCGATGTCTATG AGCCAGAGGTGGAAGTGCTCCAGCCCTTGGAAGATCTGGAAGTTCAGGAGGATGAAAATGCTGTGTTCATGTGTGAGCTCTCCCTCGAAAGTGTTCCCGGGGAGTGGTTCAAAAATGGCGAAAGAATCAAACCCACGAGCACAATCAAGATTCGCCAAGAAG GGTCCAAGCACTTTCTATTGATGTGCAATGTAAAAGGAGAGGACGGTGGGGAGATCAAGTTTGTCGCCAAAAATACAGAGTCTATTGCCTATCTGGAAGTAGAAG AGCTTCCGGTCAGCATAGTGAACCCCCTCCAGGACAAGACTGCGCTGGAGAAGAGCCGAGTCCTACTGGACTGTAGCGTGTCAAACCCAAGGTGCAGCATCCGCTGGTACAAGGGCAGCAACGTGATCCTGCCTTCTGAGCGCTTTGAGATCTGCAGCGAAGGATGCTATCGTAAACTAGTCATCCAGCAGGTCAACCTGGAAGATGAGGGCACTTACAGTGTCCAGGTCGGAGATTACACGTCTTCAGCTAAGCTGACAGTAGAAG CCCAGTCTCTGCTGATGGTTCGTGATCTTCAGGATGTAGAGGTGGTGTCTCCTGAAGAAGCATGCTTTGAATGTGAGGTGACCGTGCCAGTGCTTAAAGCTCCAGTATGGACACTAAACGGTGAAACCCTGCAGCCTGGATCTCGGGTCCTTTTGGAAAAGATGGGCAAGGTCCACAGGCTGACCCTCAGACAGACGTCAGAAGACATGAACGGCGTTGTTCAGTTCACTTCTGGAAAGGCCAAGAGCAGTGCCAAGCTTTGTGTTAAAA GTTCTCTTTGA